In Zea mays cultivar B73 chromosome 7, Zm-B73-REFERENCE-NAM-5.0, whole genome shotgun sequence, the following proteins share a genomic window:
- the LOC100273524 gene encoding pentatricopeptide repeat-containing protein At5g25630-like isoform X2 — MGENGVQLTLTSTLKSTGKPRINADGLNNGSHTTKEKHEHGGTFQPSKGQKQQLCTTCAKGHTCQSVINRTRQMRALIDSKKPYQAHSVFKHLMDEGHKPSLVTYTILLTALTNQRMFESIPSLLAEVELAGVRPDSIFFNALINAFVEAKRMGEAINTFWKMKHSGCHPTTSTFNTLIKGYGIVGKPEESQRVFDMMGVEGSVRPNLTTYNILVKAWCDHRNLEEAWGVVGKMQAGGFEPDIVTYNTIASAYANNDETWRAEELIVEIQTRVRTSERTWGIIIGGYCREGRLEEALRCVQQMKDAGSVPNVVIFNTLLKGFLDANDMAAVNKILGLMEKFGIKPDIVTYSHQLNTFSSLGHMAKCMHVFDKMIEAGIEPDPQVYSILAKGFVRAQQPEKAEDLLLQMSHLGLCPNVVTFTTVISGWCSVADMESAMRVYDKMCKSGVYPNLRTFETLIWGYSEQKQPWKAEEVLQMMRETGVKPKQSTYCLIADAWKAVGLTENINNSNGSPNGPYAIEKLDHSNDNCNVRISEDNNNKLQFFDESNGRAMNGRSRSSFLQITNALGSSGIVSAKVMKAGEFPSERLKAIKNTSFPQGFQLLHLEFCRKQLRKNGGFCSQSINSFKMGFSSRGCIY; from the exons ATGGGAGAGAACGGAGTTCAGCTGACACTGACCTCCACTTTGAAGAGCACAGGCAAGCCACGGATCAATGCGGACGGGCTGAATAATGGATCACATACTACCAAA GAGAAGCATGAACACGGTGGCACTTTCCAACCATCAAAAGGCCAGAAGCAGCAGCTGTGCACAACATGTGCAAAAGGGCATACTTGTCAATCGGTCATCAACCGGACAAGACAAATGCGAGCTCTAATCGACTCAAAGAAGCCTTACCAAGCACACTCTGTATTCAAGCACTTAATGGATGAGGGGCACAAGCCTTCATTGGTCACATACACAATTCTACTGACCGCCCTGACGAACCAGAGGATGTTTGAGTCGATTCCATCACTGCTTGCTGAAGTTGAACTAGCTGGAGTTAGGCCAGACTCCATCTTCTTCAATGCCTTGATAAATGCGTTTGTTGAGGCGAAGCGGATGGGCGAAGCGATAAACACATTCTGGAAAATGAAACATTCTGGCTGCCACCCAACTACAAGCACCTTCAACACACTGATAAAAGGTTATGGCATTGTAGGCAAACCCGAAGAATCACAGCGCGTCTTCGACATGATGGGCGTTGAAGGATCAGTCAGGCCTAACCTCACAACATACAACATTCTTGTGAAGGCATGGTGTGATCACAGAAATCTTGAGGAGGCCTGGGGTGTTGTGGGCAAAATGCAAGCAGGTGGTTTTGAGCCTGATATTGTAACTTACAATACCATAGCCAGTGCATATGCCAATAATGACGAGACATGGAGAGCAGAAGAGCTCATTGTGGAGATTCAGACTAGAGTGCGCACCAGTGAGCGAACATGGGGCATAATCATTGGTGGTTATTGCCGGGAGGGCAGGTTGGAGGAAGCATTACGATGCGTCCAGCAAATGAAGGATGCAGGAAGTGTTCCTAACGTCGTCATCTTCAACACACTGCTGAAGGGCTTTCTTGATGCAAATGACATGGCTGCTGTCAATAAG ATCCTGGGTCTGATGGAGAAATTTGGCATCAAACCTGACATCGTTACCTACAGTCACCAGTTGAACACATTCAGCTCGCTGGGCCACATGGCTAAATGCATGCATGTATTTGACAAAATGATCGAAGCAGGAATTGAGCCAGATCCTCAGGTATACAGCATTCTCGCCAAAGGATTTGTTCGTGCTCAGCAGCCTGAGAAAGCAGAAGACCTTCTGTTGCAAATGAGCCATCTTGGTCTCTGCCCAAATGTCGTCACTTTCACCACTGTCATTAGCGGGTGGTGCAGCGTGGCCGACATGGAGAGTGCCATGAGAGTCTATGACAAGATGTGCAAGTCAGGCGTCTATCCCAATCTCAGGACATTTGAGACTCTGATCTGGGGCTACAGCGAACAGAAGCAGCCATGGAAAGCTGAGGAAGTCCTTCAGATGATGCGGGAGACTGGTGTCAAGCCGAAGCAAAGCACCTACTGTCTCATtgctgatgcatggaaggctgttGGTTTGACTGAGAACATCAACAACTCAAATGGTTCCCCCAATGGTCCTTATGCAATCGAGAAATTGGATCATTCAAATGACAATTGCAACGTGCGAATATCAGAAGACAATAATAACAAGCTGCAGTTTTTTGATGAAAGTAATGGGCGTGCAATGAATGGCCGTTCACGTTCCAGTTTTCTTCAGATAACAAATGCACTAGGCAGCAGTGGTATAGTTTCTGCCAAGGTCATGAAGGCTGGAGAATTTCCATCTGAAAGACTGAAGGCTATCAAAAACACATCCTTTCCACAAGGATTTCAATTGTTGCATCTCGAGTTTTGTAGGAAGCAGCTTCGGAAGAATGGTGGATTCTGTAGTCAGAGCATCAACTCATTCAAAATGGGTTTCTCTAGCAGAGGATGCATTTATTAA
- the LOC100273524 gene encoding pentatricopeptide repeat-containing protein At5g25630-like isoform X1, whose product MGENGVQLTLTSTLKSTGKPRINADGLNNGSHTTKVSIGKRRDIEEKHEHGGTFQPSKGQKQQLCTTCAKGHTCQSVINRTRQMRALIDSKKPYQAHSVFKHLMDEGHKPSLVTYTILLTALTNQRMFESIPSLLAEVELAGVRPDSIFFNALINAFVEAKRMGEAINTFWKMKHSGCHPTTSTFNTLIKGYGIVGKPEESQRVFDMMGVEGSVRPNLTTYNILVKAWCDHRNLEEAWGVVGKMQAGGFEPDIVTYNTIASAYANNDETWRAEELIVEIQTRVRTSERTWGIIIGGYCREGRLEEALRCVQQMKDAGSVPNVVIFNTLLKGFLDANDMAAVNKILGLMEKFGIKPDIVTYSHQLNTFSSLGHMAKCMHVFDKMIEAGIEPDPQVYSILAKGFVRAQQPEKAEDLLLQMSHLGLCPNVVTFTTVISGWCSVADMESAMRVYDKMCKSGVYPNLRTFETLIWGYSEQKQPWKAEEVLQMMRETGVKPKQSTYCLIADAWKAVGLTENINNSNGSPNGPYAIEKLDHSNDNCNVRISEDNNNKLQFFDESNGRAMNGRSRSSFLQITNALGSSGIVSAKVMKAGEFPSERLKAIKNTSFPQGFQLLHLEFCRKQLRKNGGFCSQSINSFKMGFSSRGCIY is encoded by the exons ATGGGAGAGAACGGAGTTCAGCTGACACTGACCTCCACTTTGAAGAGCACAGGCAAGCCACGGATCAATGCGGACGGGCTGAATAATGGATCACATACTACCAAAGTAAGCATCGGAAAGCGTAGAGATATAGAG GAGAAGCATGAACACGGTGGCACTTTCCAACCATCAAAAGGCCAGAAGCAGCAGCTGTGCACAACATGTGCAAAAGGGCATACTTGTCAATCGGTCATCAACCGGACAAGACAAATGCGAGCTCTAATCGACTCAAAGAAGCCTTACCAAGCACACTCTGTATTCAAGCACTTAATGGATGAGGGGCACAAGCCTTCATTGGTCACATACACAATTCTACTGACCGCCCTGACGAACCAGAGGATGTTTGAGTCGATTCCATCACTGCTTGCTGAAGTTGAACTAGCTGGAGTTAGGCCAGACTCCATCTTCTTCAATGCCTTGATAAATGCGTTTGTTGAGGCGAAGCGGATGGGCGAAGCGATAAACACATTCTGGAAAATGAAACATTCTGGCTGCCACCCAACTACAAGCACCTTCAACACACTGATAAAAGGTTATGGCATTGTAGGCAAACCCGAAGAATCACAGCGCGTCTTCGACATGATGGGCGTTGAAGGATCAGTCAGGCCTAACCTCACAACATACAACATTCTTGTGAAGGCATGGTGTGATCACAGAAATCTTGAGGAGGCCTGGGGTGTTGTGGGCAAAATGCAAGCAGGTGGTTTTGAGCCTGATATTGTAACTTACAATACCATAGCCAGTGCATATGCCAATAATGACGAGACATGGAGAGCAGAAGAGCTCATTGTGGAGATTCAGACTAGAGTGCGCACCAGTGAGCGAACATGGGGCATAATCATTGGTGGTTATTGCCGGGAGGGCAGGTTGGAGGAAGCATTACGATGCGTCCAGCAAATGAAGGATGCAGGAAGTGTTCCTAACGTCGTCATCTTCAACACACTGCTGAAGGGCTTTCTTGATGCAAATGACATGGCTGCTGTCAATAAG ATCCTGGGTCTGATGGAGAAATTTGGCATCAAACCTGACATCGTTACCTACAGTCACCAGTTGAACACATTCAGCTCGCTGGGCCACATGGCTAAATGCATGCATGTATTTGACAAAATGATCGAAGCAGGAATTGAGCCAGATCCTCAGGTATACAGCATTCTCGCCAAAGGATTTGTTCGTGCTCAGCAGCCTGAGAAAGCAGAAGACCTTCTGTTGCAAATGAGCCATCTTGGTCTCTGCCCAAATGTCGTCACTTTCACCACTGTCATTAGCGGGTGGTGCAGCGTGGCCGACATGGAGAGTGCCATGAGAGTCTATGACAAGATGTGCAAGTCAGGCGTCTATCCCAATCTCAGGACATTTGAGACTCTGATCTGGGGCTACAGCGAACAGAAGCAGCCATGGAAAGCTGAGGAAGTCCTTCAGATGATGCGGGAGACTGGTGTCAAGCCGAAGCAAAGCACCTACTGTCTCATtgctgatgcatggaaggctgttGGTTTGACTGAGAACATCAACAACTCAAATGGTTCCCCCAATGGTCCTTATGCAATCGAGAAATTGGATCATTCAAATGACAATTGCAACGTGCGAATATCAGAAGACAATAATAACAAGCTGCAGTTTTTTGATGAAAGTAATGGGCGTGCAATGAATGGCCGTTCACGTTCCAGTTTTCTTCAGATAACAAATGCACTAGGCAGCAGTGGTATAGTTTCTGCCAAGGTCATGAAGGCTGGAGAATTTCCATCTGAAAGACTGAAGGCTATCAAAAACACATCCTTTCCACAAGGATTTCAATTGTTGCATCTCGAGTTTTGTAGGAAGCAGCTTCGGAAGAATGGTGGATTCTGTAGTCAGAGCATCAACTCATTCAAAATGGGTTTCTCTAGCAGAGGATGCATTTATTAA